From Methanobrevibacter sp., the proteins below share one genomic window:
- a CDS encoding DUF2112 family protein codes for MNVIVVPDASMIVIPLIERNGHTYLSPSNFSRNDNMDICEGNFAFDNLINTYCSSELPSGVRGRLYLFSRIIDKADAAIIIGKRPKSHPKMYDALNDLILFGGNSCNNAHSLEVKIVNDLDIPTLRLKYPTNRDELISLIDKTNCFLKDLKDSNPDDLTVDLIPKNDKMPFCDVKAILNRLI; via the coding sequence ATGAATGTTATAGTTGTACCCGATGCATCTATGATTGTTATTCCGTTGATTGAAAGGAACGGACATACTTATTTATCTCCTTCGAATTTTTCCAGAAATGACAATATGGATATTTGCGAGGGTAATTTTGCTTTTGACAATTTGATTAACACATACTGTTCAAGTGAACTGCCATCTGGCGTAAGGGGAAGATTATATCTGTTTTCACGCATCATTGACAAGGCAGATGCCGCAATCATAATAGGAAAACGTCCAAAAAGTCATCCTAAAATGTATGATGCTTTAAATGATCTGATTTTATTTGGAGGCAATTCCTGCAATAACGCCCATTCTCTGGAAGTTAAAATTGTCAATGATTTGGATATTCCAACACTAAGACTCAAATACCCAACAAACAGGGATGAGCTAATATCATTAATTGATAAAACAAACTGTTTTTTAAAAGATTTAAAGGATTCAAATCCTGATGATTTAACTGTTGATTTAATTCCGAAAAATGATAAAATGCCTTTTTGTGATGTTAAGGCGATTTTGAATAGATTAATATAA